In Saccharomonospora marina XMU15, one genomic interval encodes:
- the cydC gene encoding thiol reductant ABC exporter subunit CydC, producing AALARVAARRQAAARARLSTEVVELLESAPELIVHERDGEQLRRVGAADAALGRITRVDALSAGLAEGAVDVLTGLTTLAVLVAGVAATEAGTLPGVLLAAVALLATAAFEAVRPLPESARHLAGSAGAARRLLELTDREPPVRDPARPLPPPAGELLRVTNVRVRYSQDGPWALDGVDLELRPGSRVALVGASGAGKSTLAALLVRFRDPDAGTVTLDGHDLARYAQDDVRRLVTLAGQQAHLFHTTISENVRLARPEAGQAEVEDALRRARALDWVRSLPDGMETDVGEHGSLVSGGQRQRIALARALLSNARFLVLDEPAAHLDPGTADDLVADVLDATAGRGVLLITHTLRGLAGVDEIVVLDRGRVVERGRHADLVARGGHFARLCGVTHVAS from the coding sequence GCGGCGTTGGCGCGGGTGGCCGCCCGCAGGCAGGCCGCCGCGAGGGCACGGCTGTCCACGGAGGTGGTCGAACTGCTGGAATCGGCTCCGGAGTTGATCGTCCACGAGCGCGACGGCGAGCAGCTACGCCGGGTCGGTGCCGCCGACGCCGCACTGGGCAGGATCACGCGCGTCGACGCGCTGAGCGCAGGCCTGGCAGAGGGCGCCGTGGACGTGCTCACCGGGCTGACGACACTCGCGGTGCTCGTGGCTGGTGTGGCCGCCACCGAGGCGGGCACGTTGCCGGGTGTGCTGCTCGCGGCTGTGGCACTGCTGGCGACCGCCGCGTTCGAGGCCGTTCGCCCGCTGCCGGAGTCGGCAAGGCACCTCGCGGGTTCGGCAGGCGCGGCCAGGCGGCTGCTGGAGCTCACCGACCGGGAGCCGCCCGTGCGTGATCCCGCGCGGCCGCTGCCACCGCCCGCGGGTGAGCTGCTGCGGGTGACGAACGTGCGCGTGCGCTACAGCCAGGACGGGCCGTGGGCGCTCGACGGCGTCGATCTGGAGCTTCGACCCGGTAGCAGGGTGGCACTGGTCGGTGCCAGCGGCGCGGGCAAGTCGACGCTGGCCGCGCTGCTGGTGCGGTTTCGCGACCCCGATGCCGGAACCGTCACCCTCGACGGCCACGACCTGGCCCGCTACGCGCAGGACGACGTGCGCAGGCTGGTGACGCTCGCGGGCCAGCAGGCCCACCTGTTCCACACCACGATCAGCGAGAACGTGCGGCTGGCGCGGCCGGAAGCCGGGCAGGCCGAGGTCGAGGACGCGCTGCGCCGCGCACGGGCACTCGACTGGGTGCGGTCCTTGCCGGACGGCATGGAGACCGACGTCGGTGAGCACGGTTCGCTCGTCTCCGGCGGGCAGCGGCAGCGCATCGCGCTCGCGCGCGCGTTGCTGTCGAACGCCCGCTTCCTCGTGCTGGACGAACCGGCCGCGCACCTCGATCCCGGCACGGCGGACGACCTCGTCGCCGACGTGCTCGACGCCACGGCGGGGCGGGGCGTGCTGCTGATCACCCACACGCTGCGCGGGCTGGCCGGCGTCGACGAGATCGTCGTTCTCGACCGCGGTCGGGTCGTCGAGCGCGGTCGTCACGCGGACCTGGTGGCCCGCGGCGGGCACTTCGCGCGGCTGTGCGGTGTGACCCACGTCGCGAGCTGA
- the cydD gene encoding thiol reductant ABC exporter subunit CydD gives MRVVDPRLLRHAPSARRFMVSAGLLAALSVAVTIAQAVLFAHVVVAAFLDGSGVATLLPALLAFGGLALVRGALTWALDSGGNLAAQRVARELRARVLAHVVRTRPADVATAEVATATTEGTSALEPYFARFLPRLWLAVLAPPTIVVWVAVHDLPSALVMLVTLPLIPVFGVLIGKLTQARTRARWQALSRMSAHFLDVVSGLTTLRVHRRGVAQARGIADTTQAYRRETMGVLRVGFLSAFVLELAATVGTALIAAEIGIRLVAGGLTLQPALVVLLLAPELYSPLRAVAADFHASADGVTAASRLLDLLRRRPAVAVPQRATPPRFGVVRFEDVVAAYPERGTVLDGVNFELWPGERVALVGASGAGKTTLLALLLRFADPVAGRITVDGVDLREFDPREWRRLLTWLPQRPRLRPGAVRDAVLCGGGPQAELADRLGVGELLERAVGEDGAGLSSGEVSRLALVRALGRDASLTLLDEPTAHLDPASAAAVAATLRELPGHRTVLAATHDADLLGVADRVVELRDGRALQRQRAVTS, from the coding sequence ATGCGGGTGGTCGATCCTCGGCTGCTGCGGCACGCGCCGAGCGCGCGGCGGTTCATGGTCTCGGCCGGGCTGCTCGCCGCCTTGTCGGTGGCGGTCACGATCGCGCAGGCGGTGCTGTTCGCCCATGTCGTGGTCGCGGCGTTCCTCGACGGCAGCGGCGTGGCGACACTGCTGCCCGCGTTGCTCGCCTTCGGTGGTCTCGCGCTGGTGCGCGGGGCGCTCACGTGGGCGCTGGACAGTGGCGGCAACCTGGCAGCGCAGCGCGTCGCGCGTGAGTTACGCGCGCGGGTACTGGCACACGTGGTGCGGACCAGACCCGCCGACGTGGCGACCGCGGAGGTGGCGACCGCCACCACCGAGGGCACCAGCGCGCTCGAGCCGTACTTCGCGCGGTTCCTGCCGAGGCTGTGGCTCGCCGTGCTCGCACCGCCCACGATCGTGGTCTGGGTCGCCGTCCACGACCTGCCTTCGGCGCTGGTGATGCTGGTGACCCTGCCGCTGATCCCGGTCTTCGGCGTGCTCATCGGGAAGCTGACGCAGGCCAGAACCCGCGCCCGCTGGCAGGCGCTGTCGCGAATGAGCGCCCACTTCCTCGATGTGGTGTCCGGGTTGACCACACTTCGGGTGCACCGGCGTGGGGTGGCGCAGGCACGCGGCATCGCCGACACCACGCAGGCCTACCGGCGCGAGACCATGGGGGTGCTGCGGGTCGGCTTCCTGTCGGCGTTCGTGCTGGAACTGGCCGCGACCGTGGGAACGGCGCTGATCGCGGCGGAGATCGGCATCCGGCTGGTGGCGGGCGGGCTGACCCTGCAACCGGCACTGGTGGTGTTGCTGCTGGCGCCGGAACTCTACAGCCCGCTGCGCGCCGTGGCGGCGGACTTCCACGCCAGCGCCGACGGGGTGACCGCCGCGTCGCGGCTGCTCGACCTGCTGCGGCGACGTCCCGCCGTCGCCGTGCCGCAGCGGGCCACGCCGCCACGTTTCGGTGTGGTGCGGTTCGAGGACGTGGTCGCCGCCTACCCGGAAAGGGGCACGGTGCTGGACGGGGTGAACTTCGAACTGTGGCCGGGGGAGCGGGTCGCGCTGGTGGGTGCCAGCGGCGCGGGCAAGACGACGCTGCTGGCGCTGCTGCTGCGGTTCGCCGACCCGGTGGCGGGCCGCATCACGGTGGACGGGGTCGACCTGCGCGAGTTCGACCCGCGCGAATGGCGACGGTTGCTGACCTGGCTTCCGCAGCGGCCCCGGCTGCGGCCCGGCGCGGTGCGCGACGCGGTGCTGTGTGGCGGCGGACCGCAGGCCGAACTCGCCGACCGCCTCGGGGTCGGCGAGTTGCTGGAGCGCGCGGTGGGCGAGGACGGGGCGGGCCTGTCGTCGGGGGAGGTGTCGCGGCTGGCACTGGTCCGCGCGCTGGGCCGGGACGCCTCGCTGACGCTGCTGGACGAGCCGACCGCGCATCTGGACCCGGCCTCCGCCGCCGCGGTGGCCGCGACGCTGCGTGAGTTGCCCGGCCACCGCACCGTCCTCGCCGCGACCCATGACGCCGACCTGCTCGGCGTGGCCGACCGCGTCGTCGAGTTGAGAGACGGGCGGGCACTGCAACGGCAGCGGGCGGTGACATCGTGA
- the cydB gene encoding cytochrome d ubiquinol oxidase subunit II, translating to MVPEPGLLNLETLWFALIAVLWIGFFVLEGFDFGIGMLYPFLGRDDPERHALLATILPVWDSYEVWLIVAAGAMFAAFPGWYAGLFSGFYLPLFGILVALIVRGVAIEYRNKHTGATWRRRWDVAMPISCLLVSFLFGVLFAGMLNGLPMDADGLITVGPGGLFSGYAVLAGLTFVAVFLLHGALFLTLRTRDDLEVRSRRAALWCWPAAAALLTGFLAWTGVRAASPDPQGILSLALIGATFLAGVAAGPLVWLRRAGIAFAATSAAILLLVASLLVWLYPRVLVSSSPGVPSPTVFSTASSTYTLVAMTIVAIIFVPIVLAYQGWALRVFRARFSRDDFADPPSAADLLRRGPLGGGGSDRGTGATDTDGGEPGGQPGTGR from the coding sequence ATGGTCCCCGAGCCTGGACTGCTCAACCTGGAAACGCTGTGGTTCGCGCTGATCGCCGTGCTGTGGATCGGCTTCTTCGTGCTGGAGGGCTTCGACTTCGGTATCGGGATGCTGTACCCCTTCCTCGGCAGGGACGATCCCGAACGGCACGCGCTGCTGGCCACGATCCTGCCGGTGTGGGACAGCTACGAGGTGTGGCTCATCGTCGCGGCCGGCGCCATGTTCGCCGCGTTCCCCGGCTGGTACGCGGGCCTGTTCTCGGGTTTCTACCTGCCGCTGTTCGGCATCCTCGTCGCGCTCATCGTGCGTGGTGTGGCGATCGAGTACCGCAACAAGCACACCGGCGCCACCTGGCGGCGCAGGTGGGACGTGGCGATGCCGATCTCGTGCCTGCTGGTGTCGTTCCTGTTCGGTGTGTTGTTCGCCGGGATGCTCAACGGGCTGCCGATGGACGCCGACGGGCTCATCACCGTGGGTCCGGGCGGGCTGTTCAGCGGCTATGCCGTGCTCGCCGGGCTGACGTTCGTGGCGGTGTTCCTGCTGCACGGCGCGCTGTTTCTCACCCTGCGCACGCGCGACGACCTGGAGGTCCGGTCACGCCGCGCGGCGTTGTGGTGCTGGCCTGCCGCCGCCGCGCTGCTGACCGGCTTCCTCGCCTGGACGGGGGTGCGAGCCGCCTCGCCCGACCCGCAGGGCATCCTCTCGCTGGCGTTGATCGGCGCCACCTTCCTCGCCGGTGTCGCCGCGGGCCCGCTGGTGTGGCTGCGGCGTGCGGGCATCGCGTTCGCGGCGACCTCGGCGGCCATCCTGCTGCTGGTGGCCTCGCTGCTGGTGTGGCTGTACCCCAGGGTGCTCGTCTCCAGCAGCCCCGGCGTGCCGAGCCCGACAGTCTTCTCCACCGCCTCCAGCACCTACACCCTCGTCGCGATGACGATCGTGGCGATCATCTTCGTGCCGATCGTGCTGGCCTACCAAGGGTGGGCGCTTCGGGTGTTCCGCGCCCGGTTCAGCAGGGACGACTTCGCCGACCCGCCCAGCGCGGCGGACCTGCTGCGTCGTGGCCCGCTCGGAGGTGGCGGCAGCGACCGAGGAACCGGCGCCACCGACACCGACGGCGGCGAACCCGGCGGGCAACCGGGGACCGGGCGGTAG
- a CDS encoding cytochrome ubiquinol oxidase subunit I, whose amino-acid sequence MTSDALDLARWQFGVTIVYHFLFVPVTIGMAWFVAGMQTAWQRTGNERYLRATRFFGKLFLINFALGVVTGIVQEFQFGMNWALYSRYVGDVFGAPLAIEALVAFFLESTFIGLWIFGWDRLKPKLHLATIWLVAIGTTASAYFILAANSWMQNPVGIRVTEDRAEMVSLARVFFQPLQVWHFLHTFAISLITAGLLVLAVAVYWLRRRKEVRLFRTIARNALLVTFVSSVVAIGAGHFQAQILTDVQPMKIAAAEALYESASPAPLSLFAVGPWEKRPERVDVNIELPYALSVLSTNSIDGRIKGINEVQQEYRQRYGPGDYLPIVGTIYWTWRIMITIGFAVLIFSAVGLWLARKGKPLERARRFHTWAYLFLATPFVAATAGWLFTEMGRQPWIVQGLLFTREAVSPYVGVSSVVFTLVGFTLAYTILGAVEVWLITRAVKKGPEEKFEGASTKAPLPPMLY is encoded by the coding sequence GTGACCTCGGATGCGCTCGACCTCGCCCGCTGGCAGTTCGGGGTCACCATCGTGTACCACTTCCTGTTCGTACCCGTGACCATCGGGATGGCGTGGTTCGTCGCGGGTATGCAGACCGCCTGGCAGCGCACCGGCAACGAACGCTACCTGCGGGCCACCCGGTTCTTCGGCAAGCTGTTTCTGATCAACTTCGCGCTCGGCGTGGTCACCGGCATCGTGCAGGAGTTCCAGTTCGGGATGAACTGGGCGCTGTACTCCCGCTACGTCGGTGACGTCTTCGGCGCGCCGCTGGCCATCGAGGCGCTGGTGGCCTTCTTCCTCGAGTCCACCTTCATCGGACTGTGGATCTTCGGGTGGGACCGGCTGAAGCCGAAGCTGCACCTGGCCACGATCTGGCTCGTGGCGATCGGCACCACCGCATCGGCCTACTTCATCCTCGCCGCCAACTCGTGGATGCAGAACCCGGTGGGCATCCGGGTCACCGAGGACAGGGCCGAGATGGTGTCGCTGGCACGGGTGTTCTTCCAACCGTTGCAGGTGTGGCACTTCCTGCACACCTTCGCGATCTCGCTCATCACGGCAGGGCTGCTGGTGCTCGCCGTCGCCGTCTACTGGCTGCGGCGTCGCAAGGAGGTGCGGCTGTTCCGCACGATCGCAAGGAACGCGCTGCTGGTGACGTTCGTTTCGTCCGTGGTCGCGATCGGCGCGGGCCACTTCCAGGCCCAGATCCTCACCGACGTCCAGCCGATGAAGATCGCCGCCGCGGAGGCGCTGTACGAATCCGCTTCACCGGCCCCGCTCTCGCTGTTCGCGGTGGGACCGTGGGAGAAGCGCCCCGAACGTGTCGACGTCAACATCGAACTGCCGTACGCGCTGTCGGTGCTGTCCACCAACAGCATCGACGGGCGCATCAAGGGCATCAACGAGGTGCAGCAGGAGTACCGGCAGCGGTACGGGCCCGGTGACTACCTGCCGATCGTCGGCACCATCTACTGGACTTGGCGAATCATGATCACGATCGGGTTCGCCGTTCTGATCTTCAGCGCCGTCGGCCTGTGGCTGGCTCGGAAGGGTAAGCCACTGGAACGAGCGCGCCGCTTCCACACCTGGGCCTACCTGTTCCTGGCCACTCCGTTCGTCGCCGCGACCGCGGGCTGGCTGTTCACCGAGATGGGCCGCCAGCCGTGGATCGTGCAGGGCCTGCTGTTCACCAGGGAAGCGGTCTCGCCCTACGTCGGCGTCTCGTCCGTGGTGTTCACCCTCGTCGGCTTCACGCTGGCCTACACGATCCTCGGTGCCGTGGAGGTCTGGTTGATCACCAGAGCGGTGAAGAAAGGCCCGGAGGAGAAGTTCGAAGGCGCGTCCACGAAGGCGCCGCTGCCGCCGATGCTGTACTGA
- a CDS encoding PP2C family protein-serine/threonine phosphatase has protein sequence MDSSSDFYGALHEVIAQAHLASGSDLPWILANAAAKAGMEAELYLADVPQRDLHPVRADLAESVSIESTLAGRAFQLVELLTATDERTRRPMLWVPVLDGASRLGVLQLLLPGGSDPTDRRLREHCWDLAGLLGAVLVTKLPFSDYLHRIRRPRPLTVSAELLWQLLPPRTFACRDMTISATVEYYDEAGGDGFDYAADNEVGDVAVFDATGHDLLAGTVCSLAMAATRNARRQDASLPAIAARADEVLRGNAPQRRFATAVLARLRLDTGVLSYLNAGHPPPVLLRAGKARKTLDGGRRLPLGLRHLDDAQVEPATERLEPGDRILLYTDGVIEARDDTGEEFGLDRLTDLVERHSAAGLPAPETLRRLSHAVLAHQQGQLRDDATLMLLEWPTPDSPALLPPLT, from the coding sequence GTGGACTCCAGTTCGGACTTCTACGGTGCGCTGCACGAGGTGATCGCGCAGGCACATCTCGCCAGCGGAAGTGACCTGCCGTGGATACTCGCCAACGCGGCGGCGAAGGCCGGTATGGAAGCGGAGCTGTACCTGGCTGACGTCCCGCAGCGCGACCTGCATCCGGTGCGCGCCGACCTCGCTGAGTCGGTGTCGATCGAGAGCACGCTGGCGGGCAGGGCGTTCCAGCTGGTCGAGTTGCTGACCGCCACCGACGAACGCACCCGGCGGCCGATGCTGTGGGTTCCGGTGCTGGACGGGGCAAGCAGGCTGGGTGTGCTGCAACTGCTGCTGCCGGGCGGGAGCGATCCCACGGACCGGCGGCTACGCGAACACTGTTGGGACCTGGCAGGGCTGCTCGGCGCGGTGCTGGTCACCAAGCTTCCGTTCAGCGACTACCTGCACCGCATCCGCAGGCCCAGGCCGTTGACGGTGTCGGCGGAGTTGCTGTGGCAGTTGCTGCCGCCGCGCACGTTCGCGTGCAGGGACATGACCATCAGCGCCACCGTGGAGTACTACGACGAGGCAGGCGGCGACGGCTTCGACTACGCAGCCGACAACGAGGTGGGCGACGTGGCGGTGTTCGACGCCACCGGACACGACCTGCTCGCCGGGACGGTGTGCTCGCTGGCAATGGCGGCCACCCGCAACGCGCGCAGGCAGGACGCCTCGCTGCCCGCCATCGCCGCCCGCGCCGACGAGGTGCTGCGCGGCAACGCGCCGCAACGCCGGTTCGCCACCGCGGTGCTGGCACGGCTGCGGCTGGACACCGGCGTGCTGTCCTACCTCAACGCGGGCCATCCGCCGCCGGTGCTGCTGCGCGCGGGCAAGGCGCGCAAGACGCTGGACGGGGGAAGGCGGCTGCCGCTGGGCCTGCGGCACCTGGACGACGCCCAGGTCGAGCCCGCCACCGAGCGGCTGGAACCGGGCGATCGGATACTGCTCTACACCGACGGGGTGATCGAGGCTCGCGACGACACGGGTGAGGAGTTCGGACTCGACCGGCTGACCGACCTGGTGGAGCGGCACAGCGCCGCCGGGCTGCCCGCGCCGGAGACACTGCGGCGGCTCAGCCACGCCGTGCTCGCCCACCAGCAGGGGCAACTGCGCGACGACGCCACGCTGATGCTGCTGGAGTGGCCGACCCCGGACAGTCCCGCCCTCCTGCCGCCGCTCACCTGA
- a CDS encoding hydrogenase large subunit has protein sequence MTTVDPIVAGQAVGHRRSALTVAADDLVDTANALLREGFRVALASGHDEGDVLRAVYLFTATGPDRRVELHVPLRRADPVVPSLATMSFPAGRFERELRDLYGIVPRNHPLPRRLVRHFHWPKGWYPMRADAGQAPRFGTADGPYPFRTVEGQGVYEIPVGPVHAGMIGPGHFRFSVVGETILNLKARLWFTHRGVEKLFEGRHAADGVELAERVSGDTSVGHTLAYCQAVEDALGLDVEPAALRVRAILLELERLYNHVADLGALCNDVGHGILNTHALRIREELLRLGDLTTGHRLLRGAVYPGGVDVAVLPEADRLAAVGADIAELVELALGHSVVRDRFTGTAALARQQAQDLGTLGYVARASGLILDARYDHPQFQPPLPRSAHSRTDGDVLARFLVRAEEAAASVELIHALLAEVAGYRGAPPDPARPLPAAAGSGVGIVEGWRGTIVHRVEFAHDATLSRVKIVDPSFFNWPALPVALADTIVPDFPLANKSFNLSYAGNDL, from the coding sequence GTGACCACAGTGGACCCGATCGTGGCCGGGCAGGCCGTAGGGCACCGTCGCAGCGCGCTGACCGTGGCCGCCGACGACCTCGTCGACACCGCGAACGCGTTGCTGCGCGAGGGTTTCCGGGTGGCGCTGGCGTCAGGTCACGACGAGGGGGACGTGCTGCGGGCGGTGTACCTGTTCACCGCCACCGGCCCGGACCGGCGCGTCGAACTGCACGTGCCGCTTCGGCGAGCCGATCCCGTGGTACCCAGCCTGGCCACGATGTCGTTTCCCGCGGGCCGGTTCGAACGGGAACTGCGTGACCTGTACGGCATCGTGCCACGGAATCACCCGCTGCCCCGCAGGCTCGTGCGGCACTTCCACTGGCCCAAGGGCTGGTACCCGATGCGGGCCGACGCGGGCCAGGCACCGCGGTTCGGCACAGCCGACGGGCCCTACCCCTTCCGCACCGTGGAGGGGCAGGGCGTGTACGAGATCCCGGTGGGGCCGGTGCACGCGGGCATGATCGGGCCGGGCCACTTCCGCTTCTCCGTGGTGGGCGAGACCATACTGAACCTCAAGGCGCGGTTGTGGTTCACCCACCGCGGTGTGGAGAAGCTGTTCGAGGGCCGCCACGCAGCCGACGGTGTGGAACTCGCCGAACGGGTGAGCGGGGACACCTCCGTCGGGCACACGCTCGCCTACTGCCAGGCGGTCGAGGACGCGCTCGGGCTCGACGTGGAGCCCGCGGCGCTGCGGGTACGGGCGATCCTGCTCGAACTGGAACGGCTGTACAACCACGTCGCCGACCTCGGAGCGCTGTGCAACGACGTCGGGCACGGCATCCTCAACACCCACGCGCTGCGGATCAGGGAGGAACTGCTGCGGCTCGGCGATCTGACGACCGGGCACCGGCTGCTGCGCGGCGCCGTCTACCCCGGCGGTGTCGACGTCGCGGTGCTGCCCGAAGCGGACCGGCTCGCGGCCGTCGGTGCGGACATCGCCGAACTGGTCGAGCTGGCGCTGGGTCACAGCGTCGTGCGCGACCGGTTCACCGGTACCGCCGCACTCGCCCGGCAGCAGGCGCAGGACCTCGGCACGCTCGGGTACGTCGCAAGGGCAAGCGGGTTGATTCTCGACGCGCGCTACGACCACCCGCAGTTCCAGCCACCACTTCCGAGGTCGGCGCACAGCCGGACCGACGGTGACGTGCTGGCGCGCTTCCTGGTGCGGGCCGAGGAGGCCGCGGCGTCCGTCGAGCTGATCCACGCCCTGCTCGCCGAGGTGGCCGGCTACCGGGGCGCGCCACCGGACCCGGCGAGGCCGCTACCCGCCGCCGCGGGGTCGGGGGTGGGCATCGTCGAGGGCTGGCGCGGCACCATCGTGCACCGGGTCGAGTTCGCCCACGACGCGACGCTGTCCAGGGTGAAGATCGTCGACCCGAGTTTCTTCAACTGGCCCGCGCTCCCGGTGGCGCTCGCGGACACGATCGTGCCCGACTTTCCGCTGGCCAACAAGAGCTTCAACCTGTCGTACGCGGGCAACGACCTGTGA
- a CDS encoding proton-conducting transporter transmembrane domain-containing protein → MTPAVLSVLPLAVPAVAALAHAGFGSRPAARWIGAASSVALLAVAVALAYAVVTSGPRAALGGLLWFDAVSVFMLLVIAAVAVLATSATPGHFRVEIAQRRASPRTAARHGALVQAFVAAMNAAVLAANLGMLWIAIEATTIITAFLVGQRRSRAAVEAAWKYVVLCSTGIALALLGALLLNYASSAGGGSAGLDLVALADSAHLLDPDVTRIAVVLLILGFGAKAGLAPLHAWLPDAHSQAPAPVSALMSGALLAVAFYAVLRVKVVADAALGVGFARALLTVMALASLAVAATLLLAQRDYKRMLAYSSIEHLGLVALGAAIGAPLAVAAALLHVLGHGLAKAALFLGAGRVLQLTGSSRIGSVRALAARAPMLAGGAGLGVLALTGLPPFSLFASELGIARAGLATAGMGWVTAAALLLVLVTAGTLVWHSSRMLLGAPADVPGAAVAPVRADTTVVVLVVGLAACAVLGITVGPLDTLLESAADILVGAS, encoded by the coding sequence ATGACGCCAGCTGTGCTTTCCGTGCTGCCACTGGCCGTGCCCGCCGTGGCCGCGCTCGCTCACGCCGGGTTCGGCAGCCGACCCGCCGCGCGCTGGATCGGTGCCGCGAGCTCGGTGGCGCTGTTGGCCGTGGCCGTGGCACTGGCCTACGCGGTGGTGACCTCGGGGCCGCGTGCCGCTCTCGGCGGGCTGCTGTGGTTCGACGCCGTTTCGGTGTTCATGCTGCTGGTCATCGCGGCGGTCGCGGTGCTGGCGACCTCGGCGACACCCGGCCACTTCCGCGTCGAGATCGCGCAGCGGAGGGCGAGCCCGCGCACGGCCGCGCGGCACGGCGCGCTCGTGCAGGCGTTCGTCGCCGCGATGAACGCGGCCGTGCTCGCCGCCAACCTGGGAATGCTGTGGATCGCGATCGAGGCCACCACGATCATCACGGCCTTCCTCGTCGGGCAGCGGCGCAGCAGGGCGGCCGTGGAGGCGGCATGGAAGTACGTGGTGCTGTGCTCGACGGGCATCGCACTGGCGCTGCTGGGCGCGCTGCTGCTCAACTACGCGAGCAGCGCGGGCGGCGGCAGCGCCGGGCTGGACCTGGTGGCGCTGGCCGACAGCGCTCACCTGCTCGATCCCGACGTCACCCGCATCGCCGTGGTGTTGCTGATCCTCGGTTTCGGCGCCAAGGCCGGATTGGCGCCGCTGCACGCGTGGCTGCCGGACGCCCACTCGCAGGCGCCCGCACCGGTGTCGGCGCTGATGTCCGGTGCGCTGCTCGCGGTGGCGTTCTACGCGGTGCTGCGGGTGAAGGTCGTCGCCGACGCGGCACTGGGAGTCGGCTTCGCCAGGGCACTGCTCACGGTGATGGCGCTCGCCTCGCTGGCCGTGGCCGCGACGCTGCTGCTGGCGCAGCGCGACTACAAGCGGATGCTGGCCTACTCCAGCATCGAGCACCTGGGGTTGGTGGCGCTGGGCGCCGCGATCGGTGCCCCGCTGGCGGTGGCGGCAGCGCTGCTGCACGTGCTCGGACACGGGCTGGCCAAGGCCGCGCTGTTCCTCGGCGCGGGTCGGGTGCTGCAGCTCACCGGCAGCAGCAGGATCGGCTCCGTTCGCGCTCTGGCCGCCCGCGCGCCGATGCTGGCGGGCGGAGCGGGTCTGGGCGTGCTCGCGTTGACGGGACTGCCGCCGTTCAGCCTGTTCGCCAGCGAACTGGGCATCGCACGCGCGGGGTTGGCCACTGCAGGCATGGGCTGGGTCACCGCCGCCGCGTTGCTGCTGGTGCTGGTGACAGCGGGCACGCTGGTGTGGCACAGCAGCCGGATGCTGCTGGGCGCCCCCGCCGACGTTCCGGGCGCGGCCGTGGCACCCGTGCGCGCCGACACCACGGTGGTCGTGCTGGTGGTGGGGCTGGCGGCCTGCGCGGTGCTAGGGATCACCGTGGGGCCGCTGGACACCTTGCTGGAATCGGCCGCCGACATCCTCGTGGGGGCATCGTGA